Proteins found in one Vulpes vulpes isolate BD-2025 chromosome 13, VulVul3, whole genome shotgun sequence genomic segment:
- the LOC112925314 gene encoding methyl-CpG-binding domain protein 1 isoform X2 yields MAPMAEDWLDCPALGPGWKRREVFRKSGATCGRSDTYYQSPTGDRIRSKVELTRYLGPACDLTLFDFKQGILCYPAPKAPSLDVPGRKRKKPSRPAKTQKRQVGPQKGEVRKEAPGDETKAVADTALASLPAPGCCENCGISFSGDGTRRQRLKTLCKDCRAQRIAFNREQRMFKRVGCGECAACRVTEDCGACSTCLLQLPHEVASGLFCKCERRRCLRIVERSRGCGVCRGCQTREDCGRCRVCLRPPRPGLRRQWRCVQRRCLRSKRSRRRGGCDSKMAARRCPRTQPLPPVPPSQPPESPELHPRALAPSPPAEFIYYCVDEDELQPFTNRRQNRKCGACAACLRRMDCGHCDFCCDKPKFGGNNQKRQKCRWRQCLQFAMKRLLPSVWAGSEDGAGPPPSYSRRKRPGSTRRPRLGQILKTSLTTPTARSGCAQTPVKQETDSGFVLPPPGTDLVFLREGAGSPVQVPGPAATSTEALLQEAQCPGLSWVVALPQVKQEKADAQEDWTPGTAILTSPVLLSGCPSKAVDPGLPPVKQEPLDPEEDKEEENKNDSASDSAPEEEAGGAGTPVITEIFSLGGTRLRDTAVWLPSLQGRQSGREDGCKVWEMEDTLACTRTSWNQRGWPGTHVSVSPPPTSMMWVSCRRSWCPSSQS; encoded by the exons CCCCACAGGAGACAGGATCCGAAGCAAAGTTGAGCTGACCCGATACCTGGGCCCTGCGTGCGACCTCACCCTCTTCGACTTCAAACAAGGCATTCTGTGCTATCCAGCCCCTAAG GCCCCGTCCTTAGATGTCCCTGGCAGGAAGCGGAAGAAGCCTTCACGGCCAGCCAAGACTCAGAAACGTCAGGTTGGACCCCAGAAGGGTGAAGTCAGGAAGGAGGCCCCAGGAGATGAGACCAAGGCTGTTGCTGACACAGCTCTAGCTTCACTCCCTGCACCTGG GTGCTGTGAAAACTGTGGAATCAGCTTCTCAGGAGATGGTACCCGAAGACAGCGGCTCAAGACGTTATGCAAGGACTGCCGAG caCAGAGAATTGCTTTCAATAGGGAGCAAAGGATGTTTAAG CGTGTGGGCTGCGGGGAGTGTGCGGCCTGCCGGGTAACCGAGGACTGCGGGGCCTGCTCCACCTGCCTTCTGCAGCTGCCCCATGAGGTGGCCTCGGGGCTGTTCTGCAAATGTGAGCGGAGACGGTGCCTCCGGATTGTGGAAAGG AGCCGAGGGTGTGGAGTGTGCCGGGGCTGTCAGACACGAGAGGACTGTGGCCGTTGTCGAGTCTGCCTTCGCCCTCCCCGCCCTGGTCTCAGGCGCCAGTGGAGGTGCGTCCAGCGGCGCTGCTTACGG AGTAAACGTAGCCGCCGTAGAGGAGGCTGTGACTCCAAGATGGCTGCCCGGCGGTGCCCCCGAACCCAGCCACTGCCTCCAGTTCCCCCATCACAGCCTCCAGAGTCCCCAGAGCTG CACCCCAGAGCCCTGGCCCCCTCGCCACCTGCCGAGTTCATCTATTACTGTGTAGACGAGGACGAGCTA CAGCCTTTCACGAACCGCCGGCAGAACCGCAAGTgtggggcctgtgctgcctgcctACGCCGGATGGACTGTGGTCACTGCGACTTCTGCTGTGACAAGCCCAAATTTGGGGGCAACAACCAGAAGCGCCAGAAGTGTCGTTGGCGCCAATGCCTACAGTTTGCCATG AAGCGGCTGCTGCCTAGCGTTTGGGCAGGATCTGAGGATGGGGCAGGGCCACCACCATCTTACTCTCGTCGAAAGAGACCTGGTTCTACTCGACGGCCTCGTCTGGGCCAGATACTGAAGACCTCCTTGACTACACCCACAGCCCGATCAGGCTGTGCCCAGACTCCAGTTAAACAGGAAACGGACAGTGGCTTTGTGCTCCCCCCACCTGGCACCGACCTTGTGTTCTTACGGGAAGGTGCAGGCAGTCCTGTGCAGGTGCCTGGCCCTGCTGCAACTTCCACAGAAGCCCTGTTGCAG GAGGCCCAGTGCCCTGGCCTGAGTTGGGTTGTGGCCTTACCCCAGGTGAAGCAAGAGAAGGCGGATGCCCAGGAAGACTGGACACCGGGCACAGCCATCCTGACTTCTCCTGTATTGCTGTCTGGCTGCCCCAGCAAG GCAGTAGACCCAGGCCTGCCACCTGTGAAGCAAGAGCCACTGGACCctgaggaggacaaggaggaagaGAACAAGAATGATTCCGCCTCCGACTCGGccccagaggaggaggcaggaggggctggcacACCCGTG ATCACGGAGATTTTCAGCCTGGGTGGAACCCGCCTCCGGGACACAGCAGTCTGGTTGCCAAG TCTGCAGGGCAGGCAATCGGGAAGGGAAGATGGATGTAAAGTGTGGGAGATGGAGGACACTTTGGCGTGCACGAGAACGAGCTGGAACCAGCGAGGATGGCCTGGAACCCATGTCAGTGTCTCACCACCTCCAACTTCGATGATGTGGGTGTCCTGCAGAAGAAGCTGGTGCCCTTCATCACAGAGTTAA
- the LOC112925314 gene encoding methyl-CpG-binding domain protein 1 isoform X18 encodes MAPMAEDWLDCPALGPGWKRREVFRKSGATCGRSDTYYQSPTGDRIRSKVELTRYLGPACDLTLFDFKQGILCYPAPKAPSLDVPGRKRKKPSRPAKTQKRQVGPQKGEVRKEAPGDETKAVADTALASLPAPGCCENCGISFSGDGTRRQRLKTLCKDCRAQRIAFNREQRMFKRVGCGECAACRVTEDCGACSTCLLQLPHEVASGLFCKCERRRCLRIVERSRGCGVCRGCQTREDCGRCRVCLRPPRPGLRRQWRCVQRRCLRSKRSRRRGGCDSKMAARRCPRTQPLPPVPPSQPPESPELHPRALAPSPPAEFIYYCVDEDELPFTNRRQNRKCGACAACLRRMDCGHCDFCCDKPKFGGNNQKRQKCRWRQCLQFAMKRLLPSVWAGSEDGAGPPPSYSRRKRPGSTRRPRLGQILKTSLTTPTARSGCAQTPVKQETDSGFVLPPPGTDLVFLREGAGSPVQVPGPAATSTEALLQAVDPGLPPVKQEPLDPEEDKEEENKNDSASDSAPEEEAGGAGTPVITEIFSLGGTRLRDTAVWLPSLQGRQSGREDGCKVWEMEDTLACTRTSWNQRGWPGTHVSVSPPPTSMMWVSCRRSWCPSSQS; translated from the exons CCCCACAGGAGACAGGATCCGAAGCAAAGTTGAGCTGACCCGATACCTGGGCCCTGCGTGCGACCTCACCCTCTTCGACTTCAAACAAGGCATTCTGTGCTATCCAGCCCCTAAG GCCCCGTCCTTAGATGTCCCTGGCAGGAAGCGGAAGAAGCCTTCACGGCCAGCCAAGACTCAGAAACGTCAGGTTGGACCCCAGAAGGGTGAAGTCAGGAAGGAGGCCCCAGGAGATGAGACCAAGGCTGTTGCTGACACAGCTCTAGCTTCACTCCCTGCACCTGG GTGCTGTGAAAACTGTGGAATCAGCTTCTCAGGAGATGGTACCCGAAGACAGCGGCTCAAGACGTTATGCAAGGACTGCCGAG caCAGAGAATTGCTTTCAATAGGGAGCAAAGGATGTTTAAG CGTGTGGGCTGCGGGGAGTGTGCGGCCTGCCGGGTAACCGAGGACTGCGGGGCCTGCTCCACCTGCCTTCTGCAGCTGCCCCATGAGGTGGCCTCGGGGCTGTTCTGCAAATGTGAGCGGAGACGGTGCCTCCGGATTGTGGAAAGG AGCCGAGGGTGTGGAGTGTGCCGGGGCTGTCAGACACGAGAGGACTGTGGCCGTTGTCGAGTCTGCCTTCGCCCTCCCCGCCCTGGTCTCAGGCGCCAGTGGAGGTGCGTCCAGCGGCGCTGCTTACGG AGTAAACGTAGCCGCCGTAGAGGAGGCTGTGACTCCAAGATGGCTGCCCGGCGGTGCCCCCGAACCCAGCCACTGCCTCCAGTTCCCCCATCACAGCCTCCAGAGTCCCCAGAGCTG CACCCCAGAGCCCTGGCCCCCTCGCCACCTGCCGAGTTCATCTATTACTGTGTAGACGAGGACGAGCTA CCTTTCACGAACCGCCGGCAGAACCGCAAGTgtggggcctgtgctgcctgcctACGCCGGATGGACTGTGGTCACTGCGACTTCTGCTGTGACAAGCCCAAATTTGGGGGCAACAACCAGAAGCGCCAGAAGTGTCGTTGGCGCCAATGCCTACAGTTTGCCATG AAGCGGCTGCTGCCTAGCGTTTGGGCAGGATCTGAGGATGGGGCAGGGCCACCACCATCTTACTCTCGTCGAAAGAGACCTGGTTCTACTCGACGGCCTCGTCTGGGCCAGATACTGAAGACCTCCTTGACTACACCCACAGCCCGATCAGGCTGTGCCCAGACTCCAGTTAAACAGGAAACGGACAGTGGCTTTGTGCTCCCCCCACCTGGCACCGACCTTGTGTTCTTACGGGAAGGTGCAGGCAGTCCTGTGCAGGTGCCTGGCCCTGCTGCAACTTCCACAGAAGCCCTGTTGCAG GCAGTAGACCCAGGCCTGCCACCTGTGAAGCAAGAGCCACTGGACCctgaggaggacaaggaggaagaGAACAAGAATGATTCCGCCTCCGACTCGGccccagaggaggaggcaggaggggctggcacACCCGTG ATCACGGAGATTTTCAGCCTGGGTGGAACCCGCCTCCGGGACACAGCAGTCTGGTTGCCAAG TCTGCAGGGCAGGCAATCGGGAAGGGAAGATGGATGTAAAGTGTGGGAGATGGAGGACACTTTGGCGTGCACGAGAACGAGCTGGAACCAGCGAGGATGGCCTGGAACCCATGTCAGTGTCTCACCACCTCCAACTTCGATGATGTGGGTGTCCTGCAGAAGAAGCTGGTGCCCTTCATCACAGAGTTAA
- the LOC112925314 gene encoding methyl-CpG-binding domain protein 1 isoform X27: MAPMAEDWLDCPALGPGWKRREVFRKSGATCGRSDTYYQSPTGDRIRSKVELTRYLGPACDLTLFDFKQGILCYPAPKAPSLDVPGRKRKKPSRPAKTQKRQVGPQKGEVRKEAPGDETKAVADTALASLPAPGCCENCGISFSGDGTRRQRLKTLCKDCRAQRIAFNREQRMFKRVGCGECAACRVTEDCGACSTCLLQLPHEVASGLFCKCERRRCLRIVERSRGCGVCRGCQTREDCGRCRVCLRPPRPGLRRQWRCVQRRCLRSKRSRRRGGCDSKMAARRCPRTQPLPPVPPSQPPESPELPFTNRRQNRKCGACAACLRRMDCGHCDFCCDKPKFGGNNQKRQKCRWRQCLQFAMKRLLPSVWAGSEDGAGPPPSYSRRKRPGSTRRPRLGQILKTSLTTPTARSGCAQTPVKQETDSGFVLPPPGTDLVFLREGAGSPVQVPGPAATSTEALLQAVDPGLPPVKQEPLDPEEDKEEENKNDSASDSAPEEEAGGAGTPVITEIFSLGGTRLRDTAVWLPSLQGRQSGREDGCKVWEMEDTLACTRTSWNQRGWPGTHVSVSPPPTSMMWVSCRRSWCPSSQS, from the exons CCCCACAGGAGACAGGATCCGAAGCAAAGTTGAGCTGACCCGATACCTGGGCCCTGCGTGCGACCTCACCCTCTTCGACTTCAAACAAGGCATTCTGTGCTATCCAGCCCCTAAG GCCCCGTCCTTAGATGTCCCTGGCAGGAAGCGGAAGAAGCCTTCACGGCCAGCCAAGACTCAGAAACGTCAGGTTGGACCCCAGAAGGGTGAAGTCAGGAAGGAGGCCCCAGGAGATGAGACCAAGGCTGTTGCTGACACAGCTCTAGCTTCACTCCCTGCACCTGG GTGCTGTGAAAACTGTGGAATCAGCTTCTCAGGAGATGGTACCCGAAGACAGCGGCTCAAGACGTTATGCAAGGACTGCCGAG caCAGAGAATTGCTTTCAATAGGGAGCAAAGGATGTTTAAG CGTGTGGGCTGCGGGGAGTGTGCGGCCTGCCGGGTAACCGAGGACTGCGGGGCCTGCTCCACCTGCCTTCTGCAGCTGCCCCATGAGGTGGCCTCGGGGCTGTTCTGCAAATGTGAGCGGAGACGGTGCCTCCGGATTGTGGAAAGG AGCCGAGGGTGTGGAGTGTGCCGGGGCTGTCAGACACGAGAGGACTGTGGCCGTTGTCGAGTCTGCCTTCGCCCTCCCCGCCCTGGTCTCAGGCGCCAGTGGAGGTGCGTCCAGCGGCGCTGCTTACGG AGTAAACGTAGCCGCCGTAGAGGAGGCTGTGACTCCAAGATGGCTGCCCGGCGGTGCCCCCGAACCCAGCCACTGCCTCCAGTTCCCCCATCACAGCCTCCAGAGTCCCCAGAGCTG CCTTTCACGAACCGCCGGCAGAACCGCAAGTgtggggcctgtgctgcctgcctACGCCGGATGGACTGTGGTCACTGCGACTTCTGCTGTGACAAGCCCAAATTTGGGGGCAACAACCAGAAGCGCCAGAAGTGTCGTTGGCGCCAATGCCTACAGTTTGCCATG AAGCGGCTGCTGCCTAGCGTTTGGGCAGGATCTGAGGATGGGGCAGGGCCACCACCATCTTACTCTCGTCGAAAGAGACCTGGTTCTACTCGACGGCCTCGTCTGGGCCAGATACTGAAGACCTCCTTGACTACACCCACAGCCCGATCAGGCTGTGCCCAGACTCCAGTTAAACAGGAAACGGACAGTGGCTTTGTGCTCCCCCCACCTGGCACCGACCTTGTGTTCTTACGGGAAGGTGCAGGCAGTCCTGTGCAGGTGCCTGGCCCTGCTGCAACTTCCACAGAAGCCCTGTTGCAG GCAGTAGACCCAGGCCTGCCACCTGTGAAGCAAGAGCCACTGGACCctgaggaggacaaggaggaagaGAACAAGAATGATTCCGCCTCCGACTCGGccccagaggaggaggcaggaggggctggcacACCCGTG ATCACGGAGATTTTCAGCCTGGGTGGAACCCGCCTCCGGGACACAGCAGTCTGGTTGCCAAG TCTGCAGGGCAGGCAATCGGGAAGGGAAGATGGATGTAAAGTGTGGGAGATGGAGGACACTTTGGCGTGCACGAGAACGAGCTGGAACCAGCGAGGATGGCCTGGAACCCATGTCAGTGTCTCACCACCTCCAACTTCGATGATGTGGGTGTCCTGCAGAAGAAGCTGGTGCCCTTCATCACAGAGTTAA
- the LOC112925314 gene encoding methyl-CpG-binding domain protein 1 isoform X7, whose product MAPMAEDWLDCPALGPGWKRREVFRKSGATCGRSDTYYQSPTGDRIRSKVELTRYLGPACDLTLFDFKQGILCYPAPKAPSLDVPGRKRKKPSRPAKTQKRQVGPQKGEVRKEAPGDETKAVADTALASLPAPGCCENCGISFSGDGTRRQRLKTLCKDCRAQRIAFNREQRMFKRVGCGECAACRVTEDCGACSTCLLQLPHEVASGLFCKCERRRCLRIVERSRGCGVCRGCQTREDCGRCRVCLRPPRPGLRRQWRCVQRRCLRSKRSRRRGGCDSKMAARRCPRTQPLPPVPPSQPPESPELQPFTNRRQNRKCGACAACLRRMDCGHCDFCCDKPKFGGNNQKRQKCRWRQCLQFAMKRLLPSVWAGSEDGAGPPPSYSRRKRPGSTRRPRLGQILKTSLTTPTARSGCAQTPVKQETDSGFVLPPPGTDLVFLREGAGSPVQVPGPAATSTEALLQEAQCPGLSWVVALPQVKQEKADAQEDWTPGTAILTSPVLLSGCPSKAVDPGLPPVKQEPLDPEEDKEEENKNDSASDSAPEEEAGGAGTPVITEIFSLGGTRLRDTAVWLPSLQGRQSGREDGCKVWEMEDTLACTRTSWNQRGWPGTHVSVSPPPTSMMWVSCRRSWCPSSQS is encoded by the exons CCCCACAGGAGACAGGATCCGAAGCAAAGTTGAGCTGACCCGATACCTGGGCCCTGCGTGCGACCTCACCCTCTTCGACTTCAAACAAGGCATTCTGTGCTATCCAGCCCCTAAG GCCCCGTCCTTAGATGTCCCTGGCAGGAAGCGGAAGAAGCCTTCACGGCCAGCCAAGACTCAGAAACGTCAGGTTGGACCCCAGAAGGGTGAAGTCAGGAAGGAGGCCCCAGGAGATGAGACCAAGGCTGTTGCTGACACAGCTCTAGCTTCACTCCCTGCACCTGG GTGCTGTGAAAACTGTGGAATCAGCTTCTCAGGAGATGGTACCCGAAGACAGCGGCTCAAGACGTTATGCAAGGACTGCCGAG caCAGAGAATTGCTTTCAATAGGGAGCAAAGGATGTTTAAG CGTGTGGGCTGCGGGGAGTGTGCGGCCTGCCGGGTAACCGAGGACTGCGGGGCCTGCTCCACCTGCCTTCTGCAGCTGCCCCATGAGGTGGCCTCGGGGCTGTTCTGCAAATGTGAGCGGAGACGGTGCCTCCGGATTGTGGAAAGG AGCCGAGGGTGTGGAGTGTGCCGGGGCTGTCAGACACGAGAGGACTGTGGCCGTTGTCGAGTCTGCCTTCGCCCTCCCCGCCCTGGTCTCAGGCGCCAGTGGAGGTGCGTCCAGCGGCGCTGCTTACGG AGTAAACGTAGCCGCCGTAGAGGAGGCTGTGACTCCAAGATGGCTGCCCGGCGGTGCCCCCGAACCCAGCCACTGCCTCCAGTTCCCCCATCACAGCCTCCAGAGTCCCCAGAGCTG CAGCCTTTCACGAACCGCCGGCAGAACCGCAAGTgtggggcctgtgctgcctgcctACGCCGGATGGACTGTGGTCACTGCGACTTCTGCTGTGACAAGCCCAAATTTGGGGGCAACAACCAGAAGCGCCAGAAGTGTCGTTGGCGCCAATGCCTACAGTTTGCCATG AAGCGGCTGCTGCCTAGCGTTTGGGCAGGATCTGAGGATGGGGCAGGGCCACCACCATCTTACTCTCGTCGAAAGAGACCTGGTTCTACTCGACGGCCTCGTCTGGGCCAGATACTGAAGACCTCCTTGACTACACCCACAGCCCGATCAGGCTGTGCCCAGACTCCAGTTAAACAGGAAACGGACAGTGGCTTTGTGCTCCCCCCACCTGGCACCGACCTTGTGTTCTTACGGGAAGGTGCAGGCAGTCCTGTGCAGGTGCCTGGCCCTGCTGCAACTTCCACAGAAGCCCTGTTGCAG GAGGCCCAGTGCCCTGGCCTGAGTTGGGTTGTGGCCTTACCCCAGGTGAAGCAAGAGAAGGCGGATGCCCAGGAAGACTGGACACCGGGCACAGCCATCCTGACTTCTCCTGTATTGCTGTCTGGCTGCCCCAGCAAG GCAGTAGACCCAGGCCTGCCACCTGTGAAGCAAGAGCCACTGGACCctgaggaggacaaggaggaagaGAACAAGAATGATTCCGCCTCCGACTCGGccccagaggaggaggcaggaggggctggcacACCCGTG ATCACGGAGATTTTCAGCCTGGGTGGAACCCGCCTCCGGGACACAGCAGTCTGGTTGCCAAG TCTGCAGGGCAGGCAATCGGGAAGGGAAGATGGATGTAAAGTGTGGGAGATGGAGGACACTTTGGCGTGCACGAGAACGAGCTGGAACCAGCGAGGATGGCCTGGAACCCATGTCAGTGTCTCACCACCTCCAACTTCGATGATGTGGGTGTCCTGCAGAAGAAGCTGGTGCCCTTCATCACAGAGTTAA
- the LOC112925314 gene encoding methyl-CpG-binding domain protein 1 isoform X13: MAPMAEDWLDCPALGPGWKRREVFRKSGATCGRSDTYYQSPTGDRIRSKVELTRYLGPACDLTLFDFKQGILCYPAPKAPSLDVPGRKRKKPSRPAKTQKRQVGPQKGEVRKEAPGDETKAVADTALASLPAPGCCENCGISFSGDGTRRQRLKTLCKDCRAQRIAFNREQRMFKRVGCGECAACRVTEDCGACSTCLLQLPHEVASGLFCKCERRRCLRIVERSRGCGVCRGCQTREDCGRCRVCLRPPRPGLRRQWRCVQRRCLRSKRSRRRGGCDSKMAARRCPRTQPLPPVPPSQPPESPELPFTNRRQNRKCGACAACLRRMDCGHCDFCCDKPKFGGNNQKRQKCRWRQCLQFAMKRLLPSVWAGSEDGAGPPPSYSRRKRPGSTRRPRLGQILKTSLTTPTARSGCAQTPVKQETDSGFVLPPPGTDLVFLREGAGSPVQVPGPAATSTEALLQVKQEKADAQEDWTPGTAILTSPVLLSGCPSKAVDPGLPPVKQEPLDPEEDKEEENKNDSASDSAPEEEAGGAGTPVITEIFSLGGTRLRDTAVWLPSLQGRQSGREDGCKVWEMEDTLACTRTSWNQRGWPGTHVSVSPPPTSMMWVSCRRSWCPSSQS; encoded by the exons CCCCACAGGAGACAGGATCCGAAGCAAAGTTGAGCTGACCCGATACCTGGGCCCTGCGTGCGACCTCACCCTCTTCGACTTCAAACAAGGCATTCTGTGCTATCCAGCCCCTAAG GCCCCGTCCTTAGATGTCCCTGGCAGGAAGCGGAAGAAGCCTTCACGGCCAGCCAAGACTCAGAAACGTCAGGTTGGACCCCAGAAGGGTGAAGTCAGGAAGGAGGCCCCAGGAGATGAGACCAAGGCTGTTGCTGACACAGCTCTAGCTTCACTCCCTGCACCTGG GTGCTGTGAAAACTGTGGAATCAGCTTCTCAGGAGATGGTACCCGAAGACAGCGGCTCAAGACGTTATGCAAGGACTGCCGAG caCAGAGAATTGCTTTCAATAGGGAGCAAAGGATGTTTAAG CGTGTGGGCTGCGGGGAGTGTGCGGCCTGCCGGGTAACCGAGGACTGCGGGGCCTGCTCCACCTGCCTTCTGCAGCTGCCCCATGAGGTGGCCTCGGGGCTGTTCTGCAAATGTGAGCGGAGACGGTGCCTCCGGATTGTGGAAAGG AGCCGAGGGTGTGGAGTGTGCCGGGGCTGTCAGACACGAGAGGACTGTGGCCGTTGTCGAGTCTGCCTTCGCCCTCCCCGCCCTGGTCTCAGGCGCCAGTGGAGGTGCGTCCAGCGGCGCTGCTTACGG AGTAAACGTAGCCGCCGTAGAGGAGGCTGTGACTCCAAGATGGCTGCCCGGCGGTGCCCCCGAACCCAGCCACTGCCTCCAGTTCCCCCATCACAGCCTCCAGAGTCCCCAGAGCTG CCTTTCACGAACCGCCGGCAGAACCGCAAGTgtggggcctgtgctgcctgcctACGCCGGATGGACTGTGGTCACTGCGACTTCTGCTGTGACAAGCCCAAATTTGGGGGCAACAACCAGAAGCGCCAGAAGTGTCGTTGGCGCCAATGCCTACAGTTTGCCATG AAGCGGCTGCTGCCTAGCGTTTGGGCAGGATCTGAGGATGGGGCAGGGCCACCACCATCTTACTCTCGTCGAAAGAGACCTGGTTCTACTCGACGGCCTCGTCTGGGCCAGATACTGAAGACCTCCTTGACTACACCCACAGCCCGATCAGGCTGTGCCCAGACTCCAGTTAAACAGGAAACGGACAGTGGCTTTGTGCTCCCCCCACCTGGCACCGACCTTGTGTTCTTACGGGAAGGTGCAGGCAGTCCTGTGCAGGTGCCTGGCCCTGCTGCAACTTCCACAGAAGCCCTGTTGCAG GTGAAGCAAGAGAAGGCGGATGCCCAGGAAGACTGGACACCGGGCACAGCCATCCTGACTTCTCCTGTATTGCTGTCTGGCTGCCCCAGCAAG GCAGTAGACCCAGGCCTGCCACCTGTGAAGCAAGAGCCACTGGACCctgaggaggacaaggaggaagaGAACAAGAATGATTCCGCCTCCGACTCGGccccagaggaggaggcaggaggggctggcacACCCGTG ATCACGGAGATTTTCAGCCTGGGTGGAACCCGCCTCCGGGACACAGCAGTCTGGTTGCCAAG TCTGCAGGGCAGGCAATCGGGAAGGGAAGATGGATGTAAAGTGTGGGAGATGGAGGACACTTTGGCGTGCACGAGAACGAGCTGGAACCAGCGAGGATGGCCTGGAACCCATGTCAGTGTCTCACCACCTCCAACTTCGATGATGTGGGTGTCCTGCAGAAGAAGCTGGTGCCCTTCATCACAGAGTTAA
- the LOC112925314 gene encoding methyl-CpG-binding domain protein 1 isoform X4 has protein sequence MAPMAEDWLDCPALGPGWKRREVFRKSGATCGRSDTYYQSPTGDRIRSKVELTRYLGPACDLTLFDFKQGILCYPAPKAPSLDVPGRKRKKPSRPAKTQKRQVGPQKGEVRKEAPGDETKAVADTALASLPAPGCCENCGISFSGDGTRRQRLKTLCKDCRAQRIAFNREQRMFKRVGCGECAACRVTEDCGACSTCLLQLPHEVASGLFCKCERRRCLRIVERSRGCGVCRGCQTREDCGRCRVCLRPPRPGLRRQWRCVQRRCLRSKRSRRRGGCDSKMAARRCPRTQPLPPVPPSQPPESPELHPRALAPSPPAEFIYYCVDEDELQPFTNRRQNRKCGACAACLRRMDCGHCDFCCDKPKFGGNNQKRQKCRWRQCLQFAMKRLLPSVWAGSEDGAGPPPSYSRRKRPGSTRRPRLGQILKTSLTTPTARSGCAQTPVKQETDSGFVLPPPGTDLVFLREGAGSPVQVPGPAATSTEALLQVKQEKADAQEDWTPGTAILTSPVLLSGCPSKAVDPGLPPVKQEPLDPEEDKEEENKNDSASDSAPEEEAGGAGTPVITEIFSLGGTRLRDTAVWLPSLQGRQSGREDGCKVWEMEDTLACTRTSWNQRGWPGTHVSVSPPPTSMMWVSCRRSWCPSSQS, from the exons CCCCACAGGAGACAGGATCCGAAGCAAAGTTGAGCTGACCCGATACCTGGGCCCTGCGTGCGACCTCACCCTCTTCGACTTCAAACAAGGCATTCTGTGCTATCCAGCCCCTAAG GCCCCGTCCTTAGATGTCCCTGGCAGGAAGCGGAAGAAGCCTTCACGGCCAGCCAAGACTCAGAAACGTCAGGTTGGACCCCAGAAGGGTGAAGTCAGGAAGGAGGCCCCAGGAGATGAGACCAAGGCTGTTGCTGACACAGCTCTAGCTTCACTCCCTGCACCTGG GTGCTGTGAAAACTGTGGAATCAGCTTCTCAGGAGATGGTACCCGAAGACAGCGGCTCAAGACGTTATGCAAGGACTGCCGAG caCAGAGAATTGCTTTCAATAGGGAGCAAAGGATGTTTAAG CGTGTGGGCTGCGGGGAGTGTGCGGCCTGCCGGGTAACCGAGGACTGCGGGGCCTGCTCCACCTGCCTTCTGCAGCTGCCCCATGAGGTGGCCTCGGGGCTGTTCTGCAAATGTGAGCGGAGACGGTGCCTCCGGATTGTGGAAAGG AGCCGAGGGTGTGGAGTGTGCCGGGGCTGTCAGACACGAGAGGACTGTGGCCGTTGTCGAGTCTGCCTTCGCCCTCCCCGCCCTGGTCTCAGGCGCCAGTGGAGGTGCGTCCAGCGGCGCTGCTTACGG AGTAAACGTAGCCGCCGTAGAGGAGGCTGTGACTCCAAGATGGCTGCCCGGCGGTGCCCCCGAACCCAGCCACTGCCTCCAGTTCCCCCATCACAGCCTCCAGAGTCCCCAGAGCTG CACCCCAGAGCCCTGGCCCCCTCGCCACCTGCCGAGTTCATCTATTACTGTGTAGACGAGGACGAGCTA CAGCCTTTCACGAACCGCCGGCAGAACCGCAAGTgtggggcctgtgctgcctgcctACGCCGGATGGACTGTGGTCACTGCGACTTCTGCTGTGACAAGCCCAAATTTGGGGGCAACAACCAGAAGCGCCAGAAGTGTCGTTGGCGCCAATGCCTACAGTTTGCCATG AAGCGGCTGCTGCCTAGCGTTTGGGCAGGATCTGAGGATGGGGCAGGGCCACCACCATCTTACTCTCGTCGAAAGAGACCTGGTTCTACTCGACGGCCTCGTCTGGGCCAGATACTGAAGACCTCCTTGACTACACCCACAGCCCGATCAGGCTGTGCCCAGACTCCAGTTAAACAGGAAACGGACAGTGGCTTTGTGCTCCCCCCACCTGGCACCGACCTTGTGTTCTTACGGGAAGGTGCAGGCAGTCCTGTGCAGGTGCCTGGCCCTGCTGCAACTTCCACAGAAGCCCTGTTGCAG GTGAAGCAAGAGAAGGCGGATGCCCAGGAAGACTGGACACCGGGCACAGCCATCCTGACTTCTCCTGTATTGCTGTCTGGCTGCCCCAGCAAG GCAGTAGACCCAGGCCTGCCACCTGTGAAGCAAGAGCCACTGGACCctgaggaggacaaggaggaagaGAACAAGAATGATTCCGCCTCCGACTCGGccccagaggaggaggcaggaggggctggcacACCCGTG ATCACGGAGATTTTCAGCCTGGGTGGAACCCGCCTCCGGGACACAGCAGTCTGGTTGCCAAG TCTGCAGGGCAGGCAATCGGGAAGGGAAGATGGATGTAAAGTGTGGGAGATGGAGGACACTTTGGCGTGCACGAGAACGAGCTGGAACCAGCGAGGATGGCCTGGAACCCATGTCAGTGTCTCACCACCTCCAACTTCGATGATGTGGGTGTCCTGCAGAAGAAGCTGGTGCCCTTCATCACAGAGTTAA